From Gemmatimonadota bacterium:
CACCAGCTATTGGTATGAAACGGCAGGCGCTGCAACAGAAGTTGAAGGAGCACGGGATCGATCCTGGGATTTATCGTTAGATCCCTTCCCAGTCCCTGAAACTTGACAGGTCCGGAGATACACATTGTGTCTCCGGATTTTTTTGTGCCTGCTGTGCAATACGAGGGTTGCAGGTGCAATATTTAGTTTGCACTGATTGGGCGATTTTTGGGTTGGATAGCAGGGAAAATGGTCTTTTTCGGGGATAAAACGGTTTTGGCACGGGATTTGCATATGACGTGTTGTGACCGAGGAGTTTGAGATGTGAACCTTCGAGAAGGAGGCTGAGATGTCAACGCTTACATCGACGTTTGCGACCGCGTTTCCAGGTCAGGTTGCCAATTTGATTACTGCGGGCAGAGTGGTTCTTCTGTTTCTGGCGACGGCTTTTGCCGTGTCTGGAGATGCGATGCTGGCCTGGGTTGCGGTGCCGCTCGCTTTTGTCGCGCTGGTGATGGATTGGCTGGATGGGTATCTCGCGCGGCGGTTGGGGTGCGAGAGCAAGGTCGGGGGGGTGCTGGATATTGTGGGTGATCGGATTGCGGAGAATGTGTGGTGGGTGGTGTTTGCGTGGTTGCATGTTATTCCGCTTTGGGTGCCGATTGTGGTGCTCAGCAGGGGGTTTGTGACGGATGCGATTCGCAGTTGTGCCCTGACCAGGGGTTTTACGGCGTTTGGCGAGTCAACGATGATGAAGTCGCGGCTTGGGTTCGCGCTGGTTGCCTCGCGCGTGAGCCGGGCGACGTACGGGACTTCCAAGGTGGTCGCGTTTGTGCTGTTGTTCAGCCTGAATGCGGCACAGCAGATGTCGGGTTTGGCGCCCGCATTTTTATCGGGTCTTGAGATGGTTGCTGTGGCGGCGACGTATCTGACGGTCGCGCTTTGTGTTATTCGGGCGATTCCGGTTGTTACGGCTGCAAAACGGGTTGTTGTGTAAGGTAGCGATTTTTTAGGAGAATAACATGAAACGGGAAACGCATATTTTGCTCTGTTTGATAGGGTTTGCTGGTCTGGGTGTGCTTTTGTACCAGCTCAGTACCCCAGAGGTGTGGCAGCATGTTTTGATGATGGGCTGGGGCTATGTGCCGGTGATCGGCCTGTCGCTGGTGGTATTTGTTCATCAGGCGTGGATATGGCGTGCGTGCTTTGATCGCGAGGCGGAAAGGCCGCGTTTGAGGCAGTTGCTGTGGGTGCAGTTGGCTGGCGAAGCAGTGGGCAATGTGGCGCCAGCATCGCAGGTTGGCAAGGAGGTCGGCAAGGCGATTGTTCTGAGAGATAAGATGTGCGTTTCCAGTGGGGTGTCGTCACTGGTGGCCAATAAGACGGGTGAGATGATTGGTGGGGTGATTTTTGTGATCGGTGGTGTTGTGATAGGTTTGCAGCGGTTTTCGTGGCCAACTGAGTTGCGAGGTGCTCTTATCGCTGTTCTGGCGCTGTCTGTTCTGGGGGTTGTTTGGACGGTTTTCAGGCAGCGCCGGAGTCCCTTTGTGCGGTTTTTGAATTTGATGCTGTGGTTGCGGCTCAGGTTTTTGGAGCGGTTCCGCGATCGCGCAGTGGAGATTGACGAGAATTTGGCGCAGTTTTATCGGTTGAATAGGTGGCGTTTGACGGGGTTGTTGGGTTTACATGTATTGGGCTGGTTTCTGGGTACGCTGGAGATCTATGTGATTCTTTATGTGCTCGGCGAACCCATGCCGTTTGTCTGGGTGTATCTGTTCCACGCGCTGATGGTCGTGATTAATGCGGCGTTCTTTTTTGTTCCGCTCGGGATGGGCGTTTTTGAAGGCGGGCATGTGTTTCTGTTTCATTTGATGGGTTTGGATCCAAAGATGGGTTTGGCTGTGGGCATTATTCGGCGGGTTCGGAGGCTTTTCTGGATGCAGGTGGGTCTAACTTTGCTGCTAATTGGATCGCGGGGCAAGCAGGCTGATGCAGCGCCGAAAAATGATGGCCTTCAGCAGGTGTAGGTATAGTGGATCAATTTCGTCAATAACTAAAAAAAGGAGAAAATAATGACACGCTCGATTTCTTACCTGATCTGTGTCTTTTCGATTGTGACCTTCAGTTTTTCAGCTCAGGCGAAAAAGACTGATCTCACCAAAAGTTATGGTATTGGTCTTCAGGGCGCGACACCCACATTTGGTGGGATTAGTTTTCGCTATAACGGACTGGCACCCGTATATCTTCAAACTGTTGGGCGTTTTATTCTCAATGGTCAGTATAGCGACCATATGTTAGGTGCCGGCGTTTCGTATGCCATATTTGAGCATCAAAGCCGGTGGAATGTTGCCCGACTTCATTTCACTCTCGAAGGCGGCTGGCAAGAAAAAAAAGAGGAGGATCTCCGCCAGGAAACTGTCAAAACCACGACGCTGGGAACTGGTCTCGCTTTTGGAGGCGAGATTGTGTTTTCACTTGGGGGAATTCCTCTCGGTTTGAACGTGGAAATTGGTCAGGGGTTTGGTAGGGAAAAAACCGGCTCTCAATCTAAGGGGCTCGCTGGCGTTTATGCAGGTGGGGGTGTACATGCCTATTTTTAGGTCTTTTTTTTAGAAACGGCTGTGCTCACGTATTTCAATAGGCGAACTTGGCAGAAGGACTGGTATGCATTCCGGGGCCCGAGGGGTCCTGAAGTTGGCCAGTGGCACTGTTGGAGGCCTTGTTTTAGCATCTGCAGGTGCTGGATTGGGGCTGATTAACGGAGATAGCTGCGGAAATGGAGAATCACTTTGTATAGATGGTGAAGCTGCTTTGGGCGCGATAATTGGCTATATACTCGGCGTGTCCGCTGGCGTGAGTGCGGTGGATCCACACGATCAGTTTATAAGTGCATTGGGTGGCACCCTGATAGGGGGCGCAACAGGTATTGTAATGACCACCTCCAAAGAAGAACTCTGGCCATCTATTCTTATTGGTCCGGTCATCGGGGCCACGATTATGTCCGAGCTTACTCG
This genomic window contains:
- a CDS encoding CDP-alcohol phosphatidyltransferase family protein, whose translation is MSTLTSTFATAFPGQVANLITAGRVVLLFLATAFAVSGDAMLAWVAVPLAFVALVMDWLDGYLARRLGCESKVGGVLDIVGDRIAENVWWVVFAWLHVIPLWVPIVVLSRGFVTDAIRSCALTRGFTAFGESTMMKSRLGFALVASRVSRATYGTSKVVAFVLLFSLNAAQQMSGLAPAFLSGLEMVAVAATYLTVALCVIRAIPVVTAAKRVVV
- a CDS encoding flippase-like domain-containing protein, which encodes MKRETHILLCLIGFAGLGVLLYQLSTPEVWQHVLMMGWGYVPVIGLSLVVFVHQAWIWRACFDREAERPRLRQLLWVQLAGEAVGNVAPASQVGKEVGKAIVLRDKMCVSSGVSSLVANKTGEMIGGVIFVIGGVVIGLQRFSWPTELRGALIAVLALSVLGVVWTVFRQRRSPFVRFLNLMLWLRLRFLERFRDRAVEIDENLAQFYRLNRWRLTGLLGLHVLGWFLGTLEIYVILYVLGEPMPFVWVYLFHALMVVINAAFFFVPLGMGVFEGGHVFLFHLMGLDPKMGLAVGIIRRVRRLFWMQVGLTLLLIGSRGKQADAAPKNDGLQQV